The following coding sequences are from one Salvia hispanica cultivar TCC Black 2014 chromosome 3, UniMelb_Shisp_WGS_1.0, whole genome shotgun sequence window:
- the LOC125210377 gene encoding uncharacterized protein LOC125210377 gives MGYYLADGIYPQWPVFLKTIRCPLGDRRRYFARAQESARKDVERAFGVLQSRFALVKGPTRFFYQGDIADIMYACIIMHNMIIEDEHEGVLDVTNDPSVASSSHGVSTESARQGVPHNEHERFQAFMDIHQKEAHQALQHDIIEEL, from the coding sequence ATGGGGTACTACCTGGCTGACGGCATCTATCCGCAATGGCCCGTGTTtctgaagacgatcagatgccCACTCGGAGATAGAAGAAGGTATTTTGCCCGAGCGCAAGAGTctgcgcgcaaggatgtggagagggcatttggggtgctccaatcgcgatTTGCACTGGTAAAGGGTCCGACGCGCTTTTTCTACCAGGGGGATATTGCCGatatcatgtatgcgtgcatcatcatgcataacatgatcatcGAAGATGAACACGAAGGCGTCCTCGACGTCACCAACGACCCAAGTGTTGCATCATCGAGTCACGGTGTCTCAACCGAGTCCGCCCGCCAGGGTGTACCGCACAACGAACATGAACGGTTCCAGGCGTTCATGGACATACACCAGAAGGAGGCCCATCAAGCACTACAACacgatatcatcgaagaatt